One window from the genome of Desulforamulus ruminis DSM 2154 encodes:
- a CDS encoding ABC transporter permease — MAVTEMKVTPTSTPQQNSWSKILKNIWVLYAISVIGFIILWDLAAVTQITGKFLPRPMEVLNQLLDMLVNPLAGKTLLTHLWFSLKRVLIAFVIAVAIGVPIGVAMGINKYVNALVKPVFDLFKPMPPIAWISLAILWFGINETSKVFIIVIGAIVPCIINSYNGIRLVDESLYDAIRMLGANKYQEIIEVTFPAAFPAIFAGIQISLSMAWTTVLAAELVGAREGMGFIIIMGMNLSKPAMIIGGMIVIALTAWLISVSVNYLERWVCPWKTDLNK; from the coding sequence ATGGCAGTGACGGAAATGAAGGTTACCCCAACGTCCACACCCCAACAAAACAGTTGGTCAAAAATATTGAAGAACATTTGGGTTCTATATGCAATCTCCGTAATCGGCTTTATTATACTCTGGGATTTAGCTGCGGTAACCCAAATAACCGGGAAGTTTCTCCCCCGTCCCATGGAGGTGCTGAACCAACTGCTGGATATGCTGGTTAACCCCTTGGCGGGAAAGACCCTTTTAACGCACCTGTGGTTTAGTTTAAAGCGTGTCCTGATTGCCTTTGTCATTGCGGTTGCCATTGGCGTACCCATTGGGGTGGCTATGGGCATTAACAAATATGTAAATGCCCTGGTAAAACCGGTGTTTGATTTGTTTAAGCCCATGCCGCCCATTGCCTGGATTTCCCTGGCTATTTTGTGGTTTGGCATTAACGAAACTTCCAAAGTTTTTATTATTGTCATCGGAGCCATTGTACCCTGTATTATCAACTCCTATAATGGTATCCGGCTGGTGGATGAATCCCTCTATGACGCCATTCGCATGCTGGGCGCCAATAAGTATCAGGAGATTATCGAGGTTACTTTTCCGGCCGCTTTTCCGGCTATATTTGCGGGAATTCAGATATCCCTGAGTATGGCCTGGACCACTGTATTGGCTGCCGAACTGGTTGGTGCCCGGGAAGGAATGGGTTTTATCATCATTATGGGGATGAACCTTTCTAAACCGGCGATGATTATTGGCGGTATGATTGTAATTGCTCTGACCGCCTGGTTAATCTCTGTTTCGGTAAACTACTTAGAAAGGTGGGTTTGCCCTTGGAAAACCGATCTGAACAAGTAA
- a CDS encoding ABC transporter permease: MANENDHERILKYLPYLSIFLLLIVWELIVDLGVVPKTLLASPVQVVKLFFLKLNMADPDGAVLSVHVWTSLKEALLGYLLALAIGIPLGLAMGWFVVVEGLARPIFEMIRPIPPVAWIPLAIFWFGIGLPGKVFIIWASGVVPCVINSFVGVRMTNPTFIRMARTYGASDWEIFKQICIPSALPMVFGGLQVALAASWTALVAAELIAADTGLGFLITMGRRLLMPDMIVLGMIMVGLTGVVIGIIVDRIERKLVAGVRR, encoded by the coding sequence ATGGCTAATGAAAATGATCATGAGAGAATCCTTAAATACCTGCCATATCTAAGTATATTTCTTTTGTTAATTGTGTGGGAACTTATTGTAGATCTAGGCGTGGTTCCTAAAACTTTGCTGGCTTCTCCGGTTCAGGTTGTAAAGCTGTTTTTTTTAAAGCTTAACATGGCGGACCCGGATGGTGCGGTTTTGTCCGTGCATGTTTGGACCAGTCTTAAAGAAGCTTTGCTGGGCTATCTTTTAGCACTGGCAATCGGGATCCCCTTAGGACTGGCCATGGGATGGTTTGTGGTCGTTGAGGGTCTGGCCCGTCCTATTTTTGAAATGATCCGCCCCATTCCCCCGGTAGCTTGGATTCCCCTGGCCATATTTTGGTTTGGCATTGGTTTGCCGGGTAAGGTATTTATCATCTGGGCCTCCGGTGTAGTTCCCTGTGTGATCAATTCTTTTGTGGGTGTCCGCATGACCAACCCGACTTTTATACGGATGGCTCGTACCTATGGTGCTTCGGACTGGGAAATTTTTAAGCAAATCTGTATTCCTTCCGCCCTTCCCATGGTTTTTGGCGGGTTGCAGGTAGCCCTGGCGGCCTCCTGGACCGCCCTGGTAGCCGCAGAGCTGATTGCCGCTGATACCGGACTGGGATTCTTAATTACCATGGGGCGCCGACTGCTGATGCCGGATATGATTGTTCTGGGCATGATTATGGTAGGACTTACCGGCGTAGTCATTGGTATTATTGTCGATCGGATAGAAAGAAAACTCGTGGCAGGCGTAAGGAGGTAA
- a CDS encoding ABC transporter substrate-binding protein, whose translation MSSKKRIVTLCAVAFSLLLIAVAATGCGSSDNGSKGSSEDMPKIRVSHQPEFETFLTYRAIQEGLDKKNGVSLELKFFDSGMPQVEALPANEWDVGATGGVPAIMAALRYDAYIIGIADDESLANVVMARPDSPLLKGESPKGKNILVTTVSSGHYALSQYLKSSGLSDKDVTIQNLEQAQAVAAFDSGKGDAVALWAPFMYTGLQKGWEVVASGDKVGAKIPLVLIANKKFADEHPDQVVKFLDIYFQKIDEMKKEGSNLATDYQAFLKDWAGMEVSAEDAKLDIENHPVFTLEEQLKMFDSSQGNSEVYQWMDGIATFFTEQGKFKPEEKEKVMQSPFINDKFLKMLAKEKGLIQ comes from the coding sequence ATGAGCAGCAAAAAACGGATCGTTACTTTGTGTGCTGTTGCTTTTTCATTGCTGTTAATCGCCGTAGCAGCAACCGGATGTGGTAGTTCCGACAACGGCAGCAAAGGTTCCTCGGAGGATATGCCTAAAATCAGGGTGAGTCACCAGCCCGAATTTGAGACATTCTTAACCTATAGAGCCATTCAGGAAGGACTGGATAAGAAAAATGGGGTTAGCCTGGAATTAAAGTTCTTTGATTCAGGAATGCCCCAAGTGGAGGCCCTCCCAGCCAATGAATGGGATGTTGGGGCAACCGGCGGCGTGCCGGCCATAATGGCGGCCCTGCGGTACGATGCCTATATCATCGGCATTGCCGATGACGAATCCTTGGCCAACGTGGTAATGGCAAGGCCCGACAGCCCTCTTTTAAAAGGCGAGTCTCCCAAAGGTAAAAACATTCTGGTAACAACGGTTTCCAGTGGTCATTATGCCCTGTCCCAGTATTTAAAATCCTCCGGCCTTTCCGATAAGGATGTAACTATTCAGAACCTGGAGCAGGCCCAAGCCGTTGCCGCCTTTGATTCCGGTAAAGGTGACGCGGTGGCCCTGTGGGCTCCCTTTATGTACACCGGATTGCAAAAGGGATGGGAAGTGGTTGCCTCCGGAGATAAAGTAGGAGCGAAGATTCCCCTGGTTTTAATTGCCAACAAAAAATTTGCCGATGAACATCCCGATCAAGTGGTTAAATTCTTAGATATTTATTTCCAAAAAATTGATGAAATGAAAAAGGAAGGTTCCAATCTGGCTACGGACTATCAAGCATTCCTAAAAGACTGGGCCGGGATGGAGGTTAGTGCCGAAGACGCTAAATTGGATATTGAAAACCACCCCGTATTCACGTTGGAAGAACAACTAAAAATGTTTGATAGTTCCCAGGGGAACAGCGAGGTTTACCAATGGATGGATGGTATTGCCACCTTCTTTACGGAACAGGGTAAATTTAAACCTGAGGAAAAGGAAAAAGTGATGCAGAGCCCATTCATCAATGATAAATTCCTTAAAATGCTGGCCAAAGAAAAAGGGTTAATCCAATAA
- the ald gene encoding alanine dehydrogenase — protein sequence MLVGVPKEIKNNENRVALTPSGAMAFIKRGHEVCIERSAGVGSGFSDESYAAAGAKILDSAKEVWEKSEMILKVKEPLPNEYGLFQENQVLFTYLHLAAEPQLTKALMDKKIVGIAYETIQLEDGSLPLLTPMSEVAGRMSVIVGAQLLAKYAGGKGVLISGVPGVAPAKVTIVGGGIVGTNAAKMAVGMGADVTILDINPKRLKEIDDMFNFRIKTLVSNDYNLAKAVKEADLLIGAVLVPGAKAPKVVTEEMVAQMSAGSVIVDVAIDQGGSIETIDRITTHDQPTFERHGVIHYSVANMPGAMARTSTLALTSSTLPYALTLANDGYEKAIAGDKALAKGVNTIKGKLTYQSVAKALALEYTPLSQVID from the coding sequence GTGCTGGTAGGTGTACCAAAGGAAATTAAAAACAACGAGAACCGAGTTGCTTTAACGCCAAGTGGGGCAATGGCCTTCATCAAGAGAGGGCATGAGGTATGCATTGAGCGTTCGGCAGGAGTCGGCAGTGGTTTTAGCGATGAGAGTTATGCAGCGGCGGGAGCCAAAATACTGGACTCTGCTAAGGAAGTATGGGAAAAGTCTGAGATGATTTTAAAGGTGAAAGAGCCTTTACCAAATGAGTATGGGTTGTTTCAGGAAAACCAAGTGTTATTTACCTATTTGCACCTGGCAGCGGAACCACAACTAACGAAAGCTTTAATGGATAAAAAAATCGTCGGCATCGCCTATGAGACCATCCAGTTAGAAGATGGCAGTCTTCCCCTTTTAACACCCATGAGTGAGGTGGCCGGAAGAATGTCGGTGATCGTGGGAGCGCAATTACTGGCTAAGTATGCCGGCGGTAAAGGAGTATTGATATCGGGTGTTCCGGGTGTTGCGCCGGCCAAGGTCACCATTGTCGGCGGAGGAATTGTTGGTACAAACGCTGCTAAAATGGCTGTGGGAATGGGAGCGGACGTAACCATTTTAGACATCAACCCGAAACGGTTGAAGGAAATCGACGATATGTTTAATTTCCGCATTAAAACCTTAGTCTCCAACGACTATAACCTTGCCAAGGCGGTTAAAGAAGCGGATTTACTGATTGGCGCCGTATTGGTGCCCGGAGCAAAGGCCCCCAAAGTGGTAACCGAGGAGATGGTCGCTCAAATGTCGGCCGGTTCCGTTATTGTTGACGTGGCCATTGATCAGGGTGGCAGCATTGAGACCATCGACCGCATAACCACCCATGATCAGCCGACCTTTGAAAGACACGGCGTGATTCATTACAGCGTTGCCAATATGCCCGGTGCAATGGCCAGAACTTCTACCCTGGCCCTGACCAGCAGCACATTGCCCTATGCCCTTACACTGGCCAATGACGGTTATGAAAAAGCCATTGCAGGGGATAAGGCTTTAGCCAAGGGCGTGAATACCATTAAGGGGAAATTAACCTACCAATCGGTAGCCAAAGCCCTGGCCCTTGAATATACCCCGCTTAGTCAAGTAATTGACTAA
- a CDS encoding ABC transporter ATP-binding protein, whose product MENRSEQVNIKISCTGISKSFQEKDKRTDVLEKMDLLVKENEFVVILGPGQSGKSTLFRIIAGMETPTTGTVTIDGREVTGPEPEIGFVFQRYTLFPWKTVLGNVEMGPKIRGVPKKERREIARHYINLVGLKGFENHYPHQLSGGMKQRVSIARAYANNPQIMLLDEPFGQLDAQTRILMEQETIRIWEAEKRTVCFVTNNIEEAIFLGDRIVTLDGKLPGRLSHVYHVDLPRPRDFTDIEFLKLRQKITDETQLVL is encoded by the coding sequence TTGGAAAACCGATCTGAACAAGTAAACATCAAGATCAGTTGCACCGGAATCAGTAAAAGCTTCCAGGAGAAAGACAAGAGAACCGACGTCTTAGAAAAGATGGATCTTTTGGTCAAGGAGAATGAGTTTGTGGTTATTCTGGGTCCCGGGCAGTCGGGAAAATCCACCCTTTTTAGAATTATTGCCGGGATGGAAACACCCACCACCGGCACCGTTACCATTGACGGCAGGGAGGTTACCGGGCCGGAACCGGAGATTGGTTTTGTGTTTCAAAGATATACCCTATTCCCCTGGAAAACCGTACTGGGAAATGTGGAGATGGGACCCAAGATAAGGGGAGTACCTAAAAAGGAAAGGCGTGAAATAGCCCGGCATTACATTAATCTGGTGGGTCTTAAAGGTTTTGAAAACCATTACCCTCATCAGTTAAGCGGCGGTATGAAACAGCGGGTAAGTATTGCCCGGGCCTATGCCAATAATCCCCAAATTATGCTTTTAGATGAACCTTTCGGCCAGTTGGATGCGCAAACACGGATTTTAATGGAACAAGAAACCATAAGAATTTGGGAAGCGGAGAAGAGAACGGTCTGCTTTGTAACAAACAACATTGAAGAAGCCATTTTCCTAGGGGATCGCATCGTTACCTTGGATGGCAAACTGCCCGGCAGGCTAAGCCATGTCTATCATGTTGATCTTCCTAGACCCCGGGATTTCACCGATATTGAATTCCTAAAGCTGCGCCAGAAAATTACAGATGAAACTCAATTGGTGCTATAG